The stretch of DNA GGATGTTCATCCATGACTACAATCGCCGAGTCAGAGAGAAGCTGGCAGAAAGGAAAGAGTCCATCTTTTCCTCTGTCCTTTACTAAAATGCACTACCTCCTGAAGCTGCGCGGTGAGGTCAGGGGAGATCCCTAAACCATGCCGGTGTCCTTGGTGGCTGCGCATCGCTGGGCGGGGAAAGTCCGTGGGCAAACTGGGTGCGGTGACAGGAGACAGGCGCGATCGCCAGTAATGCAACTGCTGCTCTAGAACTTCGCCCTGCAAAAACTGTCGCTGCCATACGGCAAAATCGGCATACTGAATCGGCAAGGGCGGTAGAGCAGGCTGCTGGTCTCGCCGATGGGCATCGTAGAGAATCGCTAACTCCCGAATCAGCACCTCCATCGACCAACCGTCGGAGACAATGTGGTGCAGGGCCAGCAGCAGCACATGGGTCTCAGCCTCTAGCTGAATCAGGCGCGATCGCACCAGATCGTCCCGTGCCAGATCAAAGGGCTGTTGGGCCAGGTCTAGGGCCTCGGTCTGAATCGCTGTCGTCTGCGCCTCGGGTGGCAGATCTGACCAATCCAAGCGGGTTAGATGCACGGTGCCGGTCGGCTGTACCTGCTGGCGCGGTTGCCCTGCCACCATTACAAAACGCGTGCGCAGTGCTTCATGGCGCTGCACTAGGTCTTGAAACCCACGTTCCAAAGCCGCTGCGTTTAGCTCACCCCGCAGCCGCACCACCGCCATCATCGTATAGGCTAGATTCCCCGGCTGGAGCCGATCGAGAAACCAAAGCCGCTGCTGGGCAAAGGAGAGCGGAAACTGGTTGGGATGCTGGAGGCGCGATCGCAACAGGTCAGCCAAGCGCGATCGCTTATCCCCATCACAAGGCAGGGCGATCGCAGACGGAGGGGTAGAAGCCATAGGTCTAAATAAAAAATATTCTTGATAATGCAAATGCTCGAACAGCATGATCCAGCCTGCAAGCAGGGCAGTTGAGCATGGCTCAAGCCAAACTTAAGGGGAACACATTGCTTCCAGGACTAGTTTTCGATGCATCAACACCTAGCCTTAGGTACTGTTAGAGCTACGATCAGGGCTACTGTCAAAGCACAAGTCTTGGGCTAAACCCAATTTTTTTGACAGGCTAGGATTGCTTATGCATGCATTAGTAGGCTAGTCTTGTTAGGAATTTTGTCAACAAAGATATTCGACTCAACCAAGCTATTCACCATTAGACCTACTATGAATCTCCTTCACCTGCTGCTGCGAACATCCCCCACAGCTATGGCTATTGCTGTTGTGGCTGGGGGGCTGAGTGGTGGCGGTAGTGCCCGCTTGGTTGCCCTTGTCAATGAGGTGGTCACGGGCCGCCAAGGGGTGATGGCTCCCTTTCTCTGGAGCTTTTTTGGCCTGCTAGCCGGGGTTGTGGTCGCCGGATATATGTCACAGCTACTGCTGATTCGGCTAGCCCAAGGCGCTTTGTTTGACCTGCGTTTGGTGCTGGCCCGTCAACTGCTCGACTGTCCGCTGCGCCAGCTTGAAGCCTTGGGCAGCCACCGGCTGATCGCGGCTCTCACGGCAGATATTGAAACCATTGCCTCCGCCTTTACGGTAGTGCCTTTTCTCTGCATCGACCTAGCGATCGTAGGCGGTTCCCTAATATATCTGGGCTGGCTGTCGTTGCCGCTGCTGCTAGTCATCGTTGCCTTTATTGCCCTGGCAACCGTTACCTACCAGCTCATCGCCCAGCAAGCTCGACGCTTTTTGGTCACTGCCCGCGAAGAGCAAGACCACCTGTTTAAGCACCTGCGTGGCATCATTCACGGCATCAAAGAACTCAAGCTGCACCACCAGCGACGACAGGTCTTTTTGAGTGAAGAGCTGCGCCAGACCGCTGCCACCTATCGCCATTTCAACATGCTGGGCATGGGCATATTTGCCGGAGCCACGAGTTGGGGGCAACTGATCTTTTTTGCCATCATGAGCATCTTCTTGTTTGTCATACCTCGGTTTCGTCCTCTAGAAACAGCACTGCTGGCCAGCTACATTCTCACCATTATTTACCTCAGTGCCCCCCTCGAAAACCTGATGCGGCGGCTACCCATTCTCAGCCGTGCCAGCATCGCCCTAGATAAGGTCGAATCCTTCGGGTTTATGCTCAACCATTGCCAAGAGCCGCCCAGTCCAATCCGTTTGCCCCAATCTCCCACTTGGCAACGCCTAGAGCTCAACCATGTCACCTATGATTATGATCGGGGAGCCGATACAACCCCCTTTACCGTAGGCCCCATTAATTTGATCTTGACGCGCCCCGAAGTCGTGTTTTTAATTGGCGGTAACGGCAGCGGCAAGTCTACCTTGGCTAAGCTAATTACTGGGCTCTATCCCCCCACCACAGGGCAGATTACGCTGGATGGTGAAGCGATCGCCGATCGCAATCGAGAGGCCTATCGCCAGCAGTTCTCTGCTATTTTTGCCGATTTTTACCTGTTCGATCGCCTGCTGGCCCTAGACAGCCCCGAGCAGATTGAGCAAGCCAACACCTACCTGACCGCTCTCCATCTCGACCATAAAGTTCACCTGCGGGCCGGGGAGTTATCCACCACCGACCTTTCCCAGGGACAGCGCAAACGCCTCGCCCTCCTCACAGCCTATTTAGAAGATCGCCCCGTCTACCTGTTTGACGAGTGGGCCGCCGATCAGGATCCACAGTTCAAGGCAGTGTTTTACACCCAGATTTTGCCCGAGCTCAAGCGTCGAGGAAAGCTGGTGTTGGCCATTACCCATGATGATAAGTATTTTCACTTGGCAGATCGCATTCTCAAGCTAGAGAGTGGTCAGCTAGTTGAGCATTCAGGCTCCCAAATCTTTTCTTGACAGAGCAAATCAAGTATTCTAAGGTGCAAAAGACGCTCAGTTTATTGATATGATTTCTCATTTGATCTGGCAAGATCCTTGGAGTAGTGCAGTTCAGAGGCAGGGCCGATGCTGAGGGCTATGCGGTATCTGACATGGGCACTGCTGGCGATCGCTTCTCTAGTGCTTGTTGTGGCCTGCGGCAGCCCTTCCCTACAGTCTCAGCCGGTCGTCCCAGAGCAGGGGCGCACCATTGAGACTGCGCTGGGTAACGTCACGGTGCCTGAAACACCC from Leptolyngbya sp. CCY15150 encodes:
- a CDS encoding condensation domain-containing protein; translated protein: MASTPPSAIALPCDGDKRSRLADLLRSRLQHPNQFPLSFAQQRLWFLDRLQPGNLAYTMMAVVRLRGELNAAALERGFQDLVQRHEALRTRFVMVAGQPRQQVQPTGTVHLTRLDWSDLPPEAQTTAIQTEALDLAQQPFDLARDDLVRSRLIQLEAETHVLLLALHHIVSDGWSMEVLIRELAILYDAHRRDQQPALPPLPIQYADFAVWQRQFLQGEVLEQQLHYWRSRLSPVTAPSLPTDFPRPAMRSHQGHRHGLGISPDLTAQLQEVVHFSKGQRKRWTLSFLPASL
- a CDS encoding cyclic peptide export ABC transporter, translated to MNLLHLLLRTSPTAMAIAVVAGGLSGGGSARLVALVNEVVTGRQGVMAPFLWSFFGLLAGVVVAGYMSQLLLIRLAQGALFDLRLVLARQLLDCPLRQLEALGSHRLIAALTADIETIASAFTVVPFLCIDLAIVGGSLIYLGWLSLPLLLVIVAFIALATVTYQLIAQQARRFLVTAREEQDHLFKHLRGIIHGIKELKLHHQRRQVFLSEELRQTAATYRHFNMLGMGIFAGATSWGQLIFFAIMSIFLFVIPRFRPLETALLASYILTIIYLSAPLENLMRRLPILSRASIALDKVESFGFMLNHCQEPPSPIRLPQSPTWQRLELNHVTYDYDRGADTTPFTVGPINLILTRPEVVFLIGGNGSGKSTLAKLITGLYPPTTGQITLDGEAIADRNREAYRQQFSAIFADFYLFDRLLALDSPEQIEQANTYLTALHLDHKVHLRAGELSTTDLSQGQRKRLALLTAYLEDRPVYLFDEWAADQDPQFKAVFYTQILPELKRRGKLVLAITHDDKYFHLADRILKLESGQLVEHSGSQIFS